The proteins below come from a single Xiphophorus hellerii strain 12219 chromosome 14, Xiphophorus_hellerii-4.1, whole genome shotgun sequence genomic window:
- the fis1 gene encoding mitochondrial fission 1 protein gives MEAVLSDVVAPEDLKKFEKKYNNEQLKGSVSKETKFEYAWCLIRSKYTDDIKKGVLLLEELVHKSSKDDSRDYLFYLAVANYRLKEYEKALKYIRTLLRNEPGNKQALELEKLIDKALKKDGLVGMAIVGGIGLGVAGLAGLIGLAVSKGAAKS, from the exons AAATTCGAGAAGAAGTACAACAACGAGCAGCTGAAGGGATCTGTTTCTAAGGAAACAAAGTTTGAGTATGCTTGGTGTTTAATCAGGAGTAAATACACAGACGACATCAAGAAGGGAGTGTTGCTCTTAGAgg AACTTGTCCACAAATCGTCAAAGGACGACTCCCGGGACTATCTGTTCTACCTTGCAGTGGCCAACTACAGACTCAAA GAATATGAAAAAGCCTTGAAGTACATCCGGACTCTCCTGAGGAACGAGCCGGGGAACAAGCAGGCTCTGGAGCTGGAGAAGCTCATCGACAAGGCTTTGAAGAAAG ACGGCTTGGTCGGCATGGCGATTGTTGGGGGAATCGGACTGGGCGTGGCAGGCTTGGCGGGTCTGATCGGCTTGGCGGTGTCAAAGGGAGCAGCGAAATCCTAA